Proteins from one Verrucomicrobiia bacterium genomic window:
- a CDS encoding response regulator transcription factor, which yields MKTKILIVEDDPSIRLGLEEMLQDDFEIATCDRGDQVIERCEKFKPDLIVLDIMLPGVSGYDICKTLRQRKVSSLILMLTAKSQELDKVIGLDLGADDYVTKPFGVRELQARIHALLRRRQPLSAVHDGVFSIGQSTINPKTFQLSRGKIVHPLTPKELKVLQLFFKHPGEVLSRDRLLNEVWGYDYYGTTRTLDQTIVKLRKKLGTAIDENVLESVHGVGYKLNIPLTDSSTKIKKAK from the coding sequence ATGAAAACAAAAATCCTGATTGTAGAAGATGATCCCAGCATTCGTCTGGGCTTGGAAGAAATGCTCCAAGACGATTTTGAAATCGCAACCTGCGATCGTGGCGATCAAGTGATTGAACGATGCGAAAAATTCAAGCCCGACCTCATCGTGCTCGATATCATGTTGCCTGGAGTAAGTGGTTACGACATCTGCAAAACGCTGCGCCAAAGAAAAGTCTCTTCGCTTATTTTAATGTTAACCGCAAAAAGCCAGGAATTGGATAAAGTCATTGGACTGGATTTGGGCGCCGATGATTACGTTACAAAACCTTTTGGAGTTCGCGAATTGCAAGCGCGCATTCATGCCTTACTGCGTCGACGTCAACCTTTGTCTGCAGTTCATGACGGGGTCTTTTCCATTGGCCAATCCACGATTAATCCCAAAACGTTTCAACTCAGTCGCGGAAAAATCGTGCACCCATTAACCCCGAAAGAGTTAAAAGTTTTGCAGCTTTTTTTCAAACATCCTGGCGAAGTTTTATCGCGCGATCGTCTCCTAAATGAAGTTTGGGGCTACGACTATTACGGCACCACCCGCACTCTGGATCAAACAATTGTAAAACTCCGAAAAAAATTGGGCACAGCAATTGATGAGAACGTTTTAGAAAGCGTTCATGGTGTCGGTTATAAACTTAATATACCATTGACCGACTCCTCGACAAAAATAAAAAAGGCGAAGTAA